One window of the Cydia amplana chromosome 26, ilCydAmpl1.1, whole genome shotgun sequence genome contains the following:
- the LOC134660316 gene encoding uncharacterized protein K02A2.6-like isoform X1, whose amino-acid sequence MATKTSIGNLSQFDHNTQEWEIFSSRLKQFIVLNEIKDEMKQAVLLTHLHDDTYRLLKNLVYPKKVEVVGYDELLKVLDGHFTPKRCTFADKSKFYEATRDVGESVEKWAARIRGLAVHCEFGTSLDMLLLDKFVLGLRAGKERERLFEQDVTTLTLAKAMELAQQTECAQKARADAVAVTVKQEPVYRAGAQPSTGRRDPEARTCSVCGMRSHDESRCRYKSYRCQLCGEKGHLKKVCTSKKQSKCRVNNVEATEFSAEGGDCDNCQECKLLSLRYVNYKPILLNVSINDLELNMELDSGSGATIINDKLYKEMFPNVSLYKSDLKMCLYNYHKITPIGFFVAKVKFMLKERLLKIYVIKNGGPPILGRDFMTKFNLSFTVDNKFVTDVNINQSSSEVTRLLNQFRSLFEEGLGKFNKFKVHLQLKENVKPKFFKPRSVPFALKKRVEEEIDRLVDLGRLVPVNFSEYATPIVPVLKENGKVKIAGDFSVTLNKDMVIDKYPMPRIEEVFAKIGGGESYTKLDLSNAYNQFVLSDSSQALTTISTTKGLYKYTRLVYGLANGPAIFQRAMESLLVGIDGVSCWLDDVCVTGPTNEIHLARLREVLTRFSDAGLKLQKEKCVFLGDSVTYLGYVINKNGLQTSQKKVEAIHKAPRPTNVTEVKSFLGLVNYYRSFIPNASNMLSPLHELLRAEAKWEWGRSQEEAFQAVKKELGSERVLAHFDPEAQPVLSVDAGPGGLGALLAQRDPATGAERPLAFASRSLNASERNYSQLQKEAAAIIFGVKKFHQYLYGRQDPFVLKTDHRPLLSIFGKNNGIPVMTASRLQRYAIILSAYNYKVQYISSANNLVADYFSRAPLPNMENDGHNEDNDDVSYLNFLDESVTPVTADKIRQATGNDTTLKKVFKYMSLGWPRKISCASILPYFRCKADLQIDNGILFRGHRVVIPTVFRDQLLRELHTGHLGIVKTKSIARGKMWWPNIDGDIERWIGSCAACVAVRAAPPRAAPAPWPRPPSAWYRVLQLTVEKCGVFACVRPHAHRRGYL is encoded by the exons ATGGCTACTAAAACTTCTATCGGAAATTTAAGTCAGTTTGACCATAATACCCAAGAATGGGAAATTTTCAGTAGTCGTTTGAAGCAGTTCATCGTTTTAAACGAAATTAAAGATGAGATGAAGCAGGCAGTGCTACTGACACACCTGCATGACGATACATACCGGCTATTGAAGAACCTTGTGTACCCAAAAAAGGTAGAAGTCGTTGGGTACGACGAGCTGTTGAAGGTGCTCGACGGTCATTTTACTCCGAAGAGGTGTACCTTCGCTGATAAGAGCAAATTCTACGAGGCAACGCGTGACGTGGGGGAGAGTGTCGAGAAGTGGGCGGCTAGGATCAGAGGACTCGCCGTGCACTGCGAGTTTGGAACCTCGCTGGACATGCTGCTGCTGGACAAGTTCGTGCTGGGGCTACGCGCCGGCAAGGAGCGCGAGCGACTCTTCGAGCAGGACGTCACCACGCTCACGCTGGCGAAGGCGATGGAGCTGGCACAGCAGACGGAGTGTGCGCAGAAGGCGCGCGCAGACGCGGTGGCCGTGACCGTGAAGCAGGAGCCGGTGTACCGGGCGGGCGCGCAGCCGTCCACCGGCCGCCGGGACCCCGAGGCGAGGACCTGCTCGGTGTGCGGTATGAGGAGCCACGACGAGAGTAGGTGCCGATACAAGTCCTACCGGTGCCAGCTGTGTGGTGAAAAAGGACACCTCAAGAAAGTGTGTACTTCCAAAAAGCAGTCCAAGTGTCGCGTGAACAATGTTGAAGCGACAGAGTTCTCGGCAGAAGGTGGAGACTGTGATAATTGCCAGGAATGTAAACTTCTAAGCTTAAGGTACGTTAACTATAAGCCAATATTACTTAATGTATCTATTAATGACCTTGAATTGAACATGGAACTGGACTCGGGCTCCGGTGCTACCATTATTAATGACAAATTATACAAAGAAATGTTCCCTAATGTTTCATTATATAAAAGTGATTTAAAAATGTGTCTATACAATTATCATAAAATAACGCCAATAGGTTTTTTCGTTgcaaaagtaaaatttatgtTAAAAGAAAGACTTTTGAAAATTTACGTTATAAAAAACGGCGGTCCGCCAATATTAGGCCGTGATTTTATGACAAAGTTTAATTTGTCATTCACTGTAGATAACAAATTTGTTACAGATGTAAACATTAATCAGAGCTCGAGTGAGGTAACAAGGTTGTTAAATCAATTTAGGAGTTTATTCGAAGAAGGGTTGGGCAAATTTAATAAGTTCAAAGTCCACTTGCAATTGAAAGAGAACGTTAAACCTAAGTTTTTCAAACCGCGGTCAGTTCCGTTTGCTCTAAAAAAACGGGTAGAGGAAGAAATCGACCGGCTGGTAGATTTAGGTAGACTCGTACCGGTTAATTTTTCTGAATACGCAACGCCTATCGTGCCTGTTTTGAAGGAAAATGGCAAAGTCAAAATTGCAGGAGATTTCTCGGTCACGTTAAATAAAGACATGGTTATCGATAAGTACCCGATGCCGCGTATAGAGGAGGTGTTTGCTAAAATAGGCGGTGGTGAAAGTTACACGAAATTAGACCTTAGCAACGCGTACAATCAGTTCGTTTTGTCTGATAGCTCTCAGGCGCTTACGACCATTAGCACCACGAAGGgtctttataaatatactaggCTAGTATATGGTCTCGCCAACGGCCCTGCTATTTTTCAACGCGCTATGGAGTCGTTGTTGGTAGGTATTGACGGAGTCAGCTGTTGGTTGGACGACGTGTGCGTAACGGGACCGACGAACGAAATCCATTTGGCGCGATTGCGAGAGGTTTTGACTAGGTTTAGCGATGCAGGTTTAAAGTTACAGAAAGAGAAATGTGTTTTCTTAGGTGATAGTGTAACTTATTTAGGCTACGTTATCAATAAAAATGGCTTACAAACGTCTCAAAAAAAGGTGGAAGCTATTCACAAAGCACCAAGGCCGACTAATGTAACGGAGGTAAAGAGTTTTTTAGGACTCGTAAATTATTACCGTAGTTTCATACCGAACGCGTCGAACATGTTAAGTCCTTTACACGAGCTACTGCGCGCGGAGGCCAAGTGGGAGTGGGGACGTTCACAAGAAGAGGCGTTTCAGGCAGTAAAAAAGGAGCTGGGCTCCGAGCGCGTGCTGGCTCATTTTGACCCGGAGGCTCAGCCAGTGCTTAGTGTGGATGCAGGACCTGGCGGGTTAGGTGCCCTTCTGGCACAACGCGACCCGGCAACCGGCGCAGAGCGCCCTCTCGCGTTCGCCTCGCGCTCGCTCAACGCTAGCGAGAGGAATTACAGTCAACTTCAGAAAGAAGCGGCGGCAATAATATTTGGTGTTAAAAAGTTCCACCAGTATCTGTATGGAAGGCAAGATCCGTTCGTTTTAAAAACCGACCATAGGCCTTTGTTGTCAATTTTCGGCAAAAATAACGGCATTCCTGTCATGACCGCTTCCCGGCTACAGCGTTATGCAATTATTTTATCAGCGTACAATTATAAGGTTCAGTACATAAGTAGTGCGAATAACCTCGTAGCTGATTATTTTTCTCGTGCGCCGTTGCCTAACATGGAAAATGATGGCCATAACGAAGATAACGATGACGTgtcttatttaaattttttagaTGAAAGTGTGACTCCCGTGACAGCTGATAAAATAAGACAGGCTACCGGAAATGACAccacattaaaaaaagtttttaagtaTATGAGTCTCGGTTGGCCGCGAAAGATAAGCTGTGCATCTATTCTACCTTATTTTAGATGCAAAGCAGACTTACAAATAGATAATGGTATTCTTTTCCGCGGTCACCGGGTGGTTATTCCGACAGTATTTCGAGATCAGCTGTTACGTGAATTGCACACCGGACATTTAGGTATTGTCAAGACAAAAAGTATCGCGCGCGGTAAGATGTGGTGGCCTAACATTGACGGCGATATCGAGCGCTGGATCGGCTCATGCGCCGCGTGCGTGGCCGTGCGCGCCGCCCCGCCCCGCGCCGCTCCCGCGCCCTGGCCGCGTCCTCCCTCTGCCTGGTACCGG GTCTTACAATTAACGGTGGAGAAATGTGGTGTATTTGCATGTGTGCGCCCGCACGCACACAGGCGCGGCTACTTGTAA
- the LOC134660316 gene encoding uncharacterized protein LOC134660316 isoform X2: MATKTSIGNLSQFDHNTQEWEIFSSRLKQFIVLNEIKDEMKQAVLLTHLHDDTYRLLKNLVYPKKVEVVGYDELLKVLDGHFTPKRCTFADKSKFYEATRDVGESVEKWAARIRGLAVHCEFGTSLDMLLLDKFVLGLRAGKERERLFEQDVTTLTLAKAMELAQQTECAQKARADAVAVTVKQEPVYRAGAQPSTGRRDPEARTCSVCGMRSHDESRCRYKSYRCQLCGEKGHLKKVCTSKKQSKCRVNNVEATEFSAEGGDCDNCQECKLLSLRSYN; this comes from the exons ATGGCTACTAAAACTTCTATCGGAAATTTAAGTCAGTTTGACCATAATACCCAAGAATGGGAAATTTTCAGTAGTCGTTTGAAGCAGTTCATCGTTTTAAACGAAATTAAAGATGAGATGAAGCAGGCAGTGCTACTGACACACCTGCATGACGATACATACCGGCTATTGAAGAACCTTGTGTACCCAAAAAAGGTAGAAGTCGTTGGGTACGACGAGCTGTTGAAGGTGCTCGACGGTCATTTTACTCCGAAGAGGTGTACCTTCGCTGATAAGAGCAAATTCTACGAGGCAACGCGTGACGTGGGGGAGAGTGTCGAGAAGTGGGCGGCTAGGATCAGAGGACTCGCCGTGCACTGCGAGTTTGGAACCTCGCTGGACATGCTGCTGCTGGACAAGTTCGTGCTGGGGCTACGCGCCGGCAAGGAGCGCGAGCGACTCTTCGAGCAGGACGTCACCACGCTCACGCTGGCGAAGGCGATGGAGCTGGCACAGCAGACGGAGTGTGCGCAGAAGGCGCGCGCAGACGCGGTGGCCGTGACCGTGAAGCAGGAGCCGGTGTACCGGGCGGGCGCGCAGCCGTCCACCGGCCGCCGGGACCCCGAGGCGAGGACCTGCTCGGTGTGCGGTATGAGGAGCCACGACGAGAGTAGGTGCCGATACAAGTCCTACCGGTGCCAGCTGTGTGGTGAAAAAGGACACCTCAAGAAAGTGTGTACTTCCAAAAAGCAGTCCAAGTGTCGCGTGAACAATGTTGAAGCGACAGAGTTCTCGGCAGAAGGTGGAGACTGTGATAATTGCCAGGAATGTAAACTTCTAAGCTTAAG GTCTTACAATTAA
- the LOC134660316 gene encoding uncharacterized protein LOC134660316 isoform X3, translated as MATKTSIGNLSQFDHNTQEWEIFSSRLKQFIVLNEIKDEMKQAVLLTHLHDDTYRLLKNLVYPKKVEVVGYDELLKVLDGHFTPKRCTFADKSKFYEATRDVGESVEKWAARIRGLAVHCEFGTSLDMLLLDKFVLGLRAGKERERLFEQDVTTLTLAKAMELAQQTECAQKARADAVAVTVKQEPVYRAGAQPSTGRRDPEARTCSVCGMRSHDESRCRYKSYRCQLCGEKGHLKKVCTSKKQSKCRVNNVEATEFSAEGGDCDNCQECKLLSLRCKH; from the exons ATGGCTACTAAAACTTCTATCGGAAATTTAAGTCAGTTTGACCATAATACCCAAGAATGGGAAATTTTCAGTAGTCGTTTGAAGCAGTTCATCGTTTTAAACGAAATTAAAGATGAGATGAAGCAGGCAGTGCTACTGACACACCTGCATGACGATACATACCGGCTATTGAAGAACCTTGTGTACCCAAAAAAGGTAGAAGTCGTTGGGTACGACGAGCTGTTGAAGGTGCTCGACGGTCATTTTACTCCGAAGAGGTGTACCTTCGCTGATAAGAGCAAATTCTACGAGGCAACGCGTGACGTGGGGGAGAGTGTCGAGAAGTGGGCGGCTAGGATCAGAGGACTCGCCGTGCACTGCGAGTTTGGAACCTCGCTGGACATGCTGCTGCTGGACAAGTTCGTGCTGGGGCTACGCGCCGGCAAGGAGCGCGAGCGACTCTTCGAGCAGGACGTCACCACGCTCACGCTGGCGAAGGCGATGGAGCTGGCACAGCAGACGGAGTGTGCGCAGAAGGCGCGCGCAGACGCGGTGGCCGTGACCGTGAAGCAGGAGCCGGTGTACCGGGCGGGCGCGCAGCCGTCCACCGGCCGCCGGGACCCCGAGGCGAGGACCTGCTCGGTGTGCGGTATGAGGAGCCACGACGAGAGTAGGTGCCGATACAAGTCCTACCGGTGCCAGCTGTGTGGTGAAAAAGGACACCTCAAGAAAGTGTGTACTTCCAAAAAGCAGTCCAAGTGTCGCGTGAACAATGTTGAAGCGACAGAGTTCTCGGCAGAAGGTGGAGACTGTGATAATTGCCAGGAATGTAAACTTCTAAGCTTAAG ATGTAAACATTAA
- the LOC134659992 gene encoding uncharacterized protein LOC134659992, whose translation MDLKQYPISMESSALQGTENVCVKVRRCEEVCTTYELTSAEVSVKIEPLDDVYVKDESKRECVYIQAEPSYSDVSVKDESAGVSAVTELYSEHAVKDELVLGPVLVERRVRHAPTAFNTDIEVKQSRELVPESTDGDSQTQVPEPGVEELGNTKVGKAKRNNRGKGSV comes from the exons ATGGATTTGAAACAGTATCCTATTTCGATGGAGTCGTCAGCGTTACAGGGCACAGAGAATGTTTGCGTAAAGGTTCGGCGCTGTGAGGAAGTGTGTACAACATATGAGCTCACGTCCGCGGAAGTGTCTGTGAAGATTGAGCCGCTGGATGATGTGTATGTAAAGGACGAGTCCAAACGCGAATGTGTATACATACAAGCTGAGCCATCGTACTCAGATGTGAGTGTAAAAGACGAGTCGGCCGGCGTGAGCGCGGTGACGGAGCTGTACTCCGAACACGCCGTTAAAGATGAGCTCGTGCTCGGCCCCGTGCTAGTGGAGCGGCGCGTGCGCCACGCACCAACAG CTTTCAACACAGATATTGAAGTCAAGCAGTCACGTGAGCTTGTCCCAGAGAGCACAGACGGAGACAGCCAAACACAAGTTCCGGAACCTGGCGTAGAGGAACTTGGGAACACCAAAGTTGGGAAAGCTAAAAGGAACAATCGAGGTAAGGGATCCGTGTAG
- the LOC134659991 gene encoding gastrula zinc finger protein XlCGF46.1-like, producing MLAGLYDEHVVKDELVLGPERPHRPIVAPVVTASALVCSAVVSGRRGSCSVRLERLLVDAARRTCRVGRRTYKLHATEPAPTPHVTTTIYQCHHCGKLFRSKSVLKKHVHTHSPLHNPTVGDYRLERHQMLHGDKKLTKKAHMIIHSGEKPFRCKYCGYESSRKSNLRTHLMTHTDEKRFRCTHCDHKSRTKAHLRYHLMTHTDEKPFSCSHCGYKCKRKAQLRKHLMTHTDEKPFSCSHCSYKCRSKAYLRKHLMTHTDETPFSCSHCSYKCKRKAQLGQHLMTHTDEKPFNCSHCSYKCRSKADLQTHLMTHTDEKPFSCSHCSYKCKRKVQLGQHLMTHTDEKPFSCSYCSYKCKRKAQLRKHLVTHTDEKPFSCSYCSYKCKRKAQLRRHLVTHTDEKPFRCTHCAYKCKRKAQLQVHLMTHTDEKPVISVVLVSETNVSV from the exons ATGCTGGCCGGCCTGTACGACGAGCATGTGGTCAAGGACGAGCTCGTGCTGGGGCCGGAGCGCCCGCACCGCCCCATAGTCGCCCCGGTGGTGACAG CGTCCGCTCTCGTCTGCTCTGCTGTGGTGTCGGGTCGGCGCGGCTCGTGCTCGGTCAGGCTGGAGCGCCTGCTGGtggacgcggcgcggcgcaccTGCCGGGTCGGGCGCCGCACATACAAGCTGCACGCCACCGAGCCCGCACCCACACCCCATGTCACCACCACCATCTATCAATGTCACCATTGCGGCAAACTGTTCAGGAGCAAGTCGGTTCTGAAGAAGCACGTACACACTCACTCGCCTTTACATAATCCAACCGTAGGGGATTATCGTTTAGAACGACATCAAATGCTACATGGTGACAAAAAACTGACGAAAAAGGCTCACATGATTATACACTCAGGCGAAAAGCCTTTCAGGTGTAAATACTGTGGCTACGAGAGTAGTAGAAAGTCAAATTTACGGACTCACCTGATGACTCACACAGACGAGAAGCGTTTCAGGTGTACACACTGTGACCACAAGTCTAGAACAAAAGCACACTTACGGTATCACCTGATGACTCACACAGACGAGAAGCCTTTCAGTTGTAGTCACTGTGGCTACAAGTGTAAAAGAAAAGCACAGTTACGGAAACACCTGATGACTCACACAGACGAGAAGCCTTTCAGTTGTAGTCACTGTAGCTACAAGTGTAGAAGTAAAGCATATTTACGGAAACACCTGATGACTCACACAGACGAGACGCCTTTCAGTTGTAGTCACTGTAGCTACAAGTGTAAAAGAAAAGCACAGTTAGGGCAACACCTGATGACTCACACAGACGAGAAGCCTTTCAATTGTAGTCACTGTAGCTACAAGTGTAGAAGTAAAGCAGATTTACAGACTCACCTGATGACTCACACAGACGAGAAGCCTTTCAGTTGTAGTCACTGTAGCTATAAGTgtaaaagaaaagtacagttagGGCAACACCTGATGACTCACACAGACGAGAAGCCTTTCAGTTGTAGTTACTGTAGCTACAAGTGTAAAAGAAAAGCACAGTTACGGAAACACCTGGTGACTCACACAGACGAGAAGCCTTTCAGTTGTAGTTACTGTAGCTACAAGTGTAAAAGAAAAGCACAGTTACGGAGACACCTGGTGACTCACACAGACGAGAAGCCTTTCAGGTGTACCCACTGTGCCTACAAGTGTAAAAGGAAAGCACAATTACAGGTTCACCTGATGACTCACACAGACGAGAAGCCTGTAATATCTGTGGTACTAGTATCCGAAACAAACGTTTCAGTATAG